A window of the Armatimonadota bacterium genome harbors these coding sequences:
- the ccsA gene encoding cytochrome c biogenesis protein CcsA, with protein MTVSAVLGGAAVLLLGAAAYAGLVASPPDAFQGDYVRIMYVHVPTAWVAYLAVGVTLVGGVLYLWRREARYDALTRSATELAVLFTGLTLATGSIWGRPVWGVWWTWDARLVTTAVLFLIYCSALLVRALADDPQRGARLGAVVGVLGAADVPLIHYSVVWFRTLHQPPSITRGEVALAPPMLLTLLLSLLAFTVLFAYLLLLRVRVARREESEEAG; from the coding sequence ATGACGGTGTCTGCCGTCCTGGGCGGTGCGGCCGTGTTGCTGCTGGGCGCCGCGGCCTATGCGGGCCTGGTGGCGTCGCCGCCGGACGCCTTTCAGGGCGACTACGTCCGCATCATGTACGTCCATGTGCCCACGGCCTGGGTGGCGTACCTGGCGGTGGGCGTCACCCTGGTCGGCGGGGTCCTGTACCTGTGGAGGCGTGAGGCGCGCTATGACGCCCTGACCCGCAGCGCCACCGAGCTGGCGGTCCTGTTCACGGGCCTCACGCTGGCCACCGGCTCGATCTGGGGGCGCCCCGTGTGGGGGGTGTGGTGGACGTGGGATGCGCGCCTGGTCACCACGGCCGTCCTGTTCCTGATCTACTGCAGCGCCCTGCTCGTGCGGGCGCTGGCCGACGATCCGCAGCGGGGAGCCCGGCTGGGCGCGGTGGTGGGCGTCCTCGGGGCGGCAGACGTCCCCCTCATCCACTACTCGGTGGTCTGGTTCCGGACCCTGCACCAGCCTCCGTCCATCACCCGTGGAGAGGTCGCCCTGGCGCCGCCGATGCTCCTGACGCTGCTGCTGAGCCTGCTGGCCTTCACCGTCCTGTTCGCCTACCTGCTGCTCCTGCGCGTGCGGGTGGCGCGCCGGGAAGAGTCCGAGGAGGCCGGATGA
- a CDS encoding cytochrome c-type biogenesis protein CcmH, whose translation MTIAGRGSGGLAARAKTTLAIAALLGSVVSGMARAQDLDARAQAIAARLRCPVCQNESVADSPSELAAQMRALIRDRLARGESEEQIVAYFVDRYGPWILLEPPRRGLLWVVWLTPAAALLAGTALAAAYVRRSMRRRSGNAQEPTR comes from the coding sequence ATGACCATCGCAGGCCGCGGGAGCGGGGGTCTGGCGGCTCGGGCGAAGACGACGCTCGCGATCGCCGCCCTCCTGGGCAGCGTCGTCTCCGGGATGGCGCGAGCCCAGGATCTGGACGCGCGGGCGCAGGCGATCGCGGCGCGGCTGCGGTGCCCGGTGTGCCAGAACGAGAGCGTGGCCGACTCGCCGTCCGAGCTGGCCGCCCAGATGCGGGCCCTGATCCGGGACAGGCTGGCCCGGGGAGAGAGTGAGGAGCAGATCGTGGCCTACTTCGTGGACCGCTACGGCCCGTGGATCCTGCTGGAGCCTCCGCGGCGGGGCCTCCTGTGGGTGGTGTGGCTGACGCCTGCAGCGGCCCTGCTGGCGGGGACGGCGCTGGCAGCGGCGTACGTCCGCCGGTCGATGCGGCGCAGATCCGGGAACGCGCAGGAGCCCACACGCTGA
- a CDS encoding TlpA disulfide reductase family protein: MAAAPPVGRPDEHLRPAGSPPTRRIRWPWVALAVVVGLLAVLGAGLRRDPRRLPSPLVGRPAPAFTLPLFDGGLLRSQNLRGRVVVVNFWASWCYPACYDEAPHLQRVWERYRDRGVVVVGINIQDTEAAARAFLRRFGQTFPVGMDRSGAIAIDFGVVGVPETYVIDRQGRIVFKHAGAVTEDLLAPRIEPLIPASDHRPPGTGRPGDR; this comes from the coding sequence GTGGCCGCCGCGCCGCCCGTAGGGCGCCCCGACGAACACCTCCGGCCGGCGGGGTCGCCCCCGACCCGGCGGATCCGGTGGCCGTGGGTGGCGCTGGCCGTCGTGGTGGGCCTGCTGGCGGTGCTGGGGGCGGGGCTGCGCCGCGATCCCCGGCGGCTGCCGTCCCCCCTGGTCGGGCGTCCGGCCCCGGCATTCACCCTGCCGCTGTTCGACGGAGGCCTGCTGCGCTCCCAGAACCTGCGCGGGCGGGTGGTGGTGGTCAACTTCTGGGCATCCTGGTGCTACCCCGCCTGCTACGACGAAGCCCCGCACCTGCAGCGCGTGTGGGAGCGCTATCGGGACCGGGGCGTGGTGGTCGTGGGCATCAACATCCAGGACACCGAGGCCGCAGCCCGGGCCTTCCTGCGCCGCTTCGGGCAGACGTTTCCCGTGGGGATGGACCGCTCGGGGGCCATCGCCATCGACTTCGGCGTGGTCGGCGTGCCCGAAACCTACGTGATCGACCGGCAGGGACGGATCGTCTTCAAGCACGCGGGGGCGGTGACCGAGGACCTGCTGGCCCCGCGCATCGAGCCGCTGATCCCCGCCTCCGACCACCGCCCCCCGGGCACCGGCCGGCCCGGCGATCGGTAA
- the bshB1 gene encoding bacillithiol biosynthesis deacetylase BshB1 — protein sequence MRILAIGAHPDDVEIGMGGAVLILRAQGHEVTVCDLTDGEPTPVGTRERRLAEAAAAAGLLGVSRITLDLPNRELVDSIPHRRAVAEVIRRVRPDILFVPYWVDAHPDHVAACALAEAARFYAKLTHTTIPGDPVYPPRVIHFVTSHYRLALQPTFILDISPVIDRKLAAVRAYASQFGPERGAEDFVDRLRDLNRYYGHLIGCAYGEPFICREPLGLRGLDQLA from the coding sequence GTGAGGATCCTGGCCATCGGGGCGCATCCCGACGACGTGGAGATCGGCATGGGCGGGGCCGTTCTGATCCTGCGGGCGCAGGGCCACGAGGTGACCGTGTGCGACCTCACCGACGGCGAGCCCACGCCCGTGGGCACCCGCGAACGGCGCCTGGCCGAAGCGGCCGCGGCGGCCGGACTGCTGGGAGTCTCCCGCATCACTCTCGACCTGCCCAACCGGGAGCTGGTGGACTCGATCCCCCACCGGCGCGCCGTCGCCGAGGTGATCCGCCGGGTGCGGCCCGACATCCTGTTCGTGCCCTACTGGGTCGACGCCCACCCCGACCATGTGGCCGCCTGCGCGCTGGCCGAGGCCGCGCGGTTCTATGCCAAGCTCACCCACACCACCATTCCCGGCGACCCGGTCTACCCGCCGCGGGTCATCCACTTCGTGACCAGCCACTACCGGCTGGCGCTGCAGCCGACGTTCATCCTGGACATCTCCCCGGTCATCGACCGCAAGCTCGCCGCCGTGCGGGCCTACGCCTCCCAGTTCGGTCCCGAGCGGGGAGCGGAGGATTTTGTGGACCGCCTGCGGGACCTCAACCGTTATTATGGCCACCTGATCGGGTGCGCATACGGTGAGCCGTTCATCTGCCGGGAACCGCTGGGCCTGCGGGGCCTGGACCAGCTGGCCTGA
- a CDS encoding cytochrome c maturation protein CcmE has protein sequence MRRARLMLAAAVVVGALVYLVIGGLRGAVVYYITPGELLDRGPDAVGRPLRLGGQVQPGSRSFDPRTLELRFVLTDGRAAVPVLYRGVPPDLFTEGQGAVVEGIYGSDGVFVARSVIVKHSEQYAPPSP, from the coding sequence GTGAGGCGCGCGCGCCTGATGCTGGCGGCGGCGGTGGTGGTCGGCGCCCTGGTCTACCTCGTCATCGGAGGGCTCCGCGGGGCGGTGGTCTACTACATCACCCCCGGCGAGCTGCTGGACCGGGGCCCGGACGCGGTGGGCCGGCCCCTGCGGCTGGGCGGCCAGGTGCAGCCGGGGTCGCGATCGTTTGATCCCCGAACCCTGGAGCTGCGCTTCGTGCTGACCGACGGCCGCGCCGCGGTCCCGGTCCTGTACCGGGGCGTGCCCCCCGACCTGTTCACCGAAGGCCAGGGGGCGGTCGTGGAGGGCATCTACGGGTCCGACGGCGTCTTCGTGGCCCGCTCGGTGATCGTCAAGCACTCGGAGCAGTACGCTCCCCCGTCTCCGTGA
- a CDS encoding cytochrome c-type biogenesis CcmF C-terminal domain-containing protein: MIALGGWISLVAAAACAVAGLAACARPRGGRRVVPLAAGMAVAVTGAVALLEWALIGGDFSIRYVAATTNRTTPLAFRVAALWGALEGSLLLWTWLLAALTAGVAVRTRAPAPRLWRGTVGVLLGLCAFFLLLLVGPADPFARVPTPPADGTGLNPLLQNHPLMILHPPLLYLGFVGMAVPYAFALASLLAGRDAEDWVVVSRPWTLGAWTALTAGLVLGARWSYDVLGWGGYWAWDPVENAALLPWLTATALVHSAMAQVRRGVLRAWTVVLAAATFWLTLFGTFVTRSGVLASVHAFTQSAIGPALLAGLAAVTVGTLAALAWRVPDVRDAGSVASVASRDALMVFNNALLLAMAATVFVGTVFPLAVDVATGQKVTVGPPFFNRAITPLGLVLLALMGAGTVLRWGRSSPADLRRLARTGGLAAVAASAAAAAGLRAPVAVVAVGAVAFVALAQLDELARGVRALHRGGRPVPAAMAELVLRHRHRYAGYVVHLGMAVVVAGIVGSQAARLEVHRALRVGEVIRVGPYALRVDELRAGTYPDRLVVWAPVSVADGGTALAASRDQAPAAVLRPSQNFYRHARTPVPTPGVRSTWREDLYVVLLGFDPGAQTVVLRVVISPLVSWIWAGGAIMIVGGGLALWPPRRP, translated from the coding sequence GTGATCGCGCTGGGAGGATGGATCAGCCTGGTGGCCGCGGCGGCCTGTGCGGTGGCCGGCCTGGCGGCGTGCGCCCGGCCGCGGGGCGGGCGGCGGGTCGTCCCGCTGGCGGCGGGCATGGCGGTGGCGGTCACCGGTGCGGTGGCGCTCCTGGAGTGGGCCCTGATCGGCGGGGACTTCAGCATCCGCTACGTGGCCGCCACCACCAACCGCACCACCCCGCTGGCGTTCCGGGTGGCGGCCCTGTGGGGGGCGCTGGAAGGGTCCCTGCTGCTGTGGACCTGGCTGCTGGCCGCCCTCACCGCAGGAGTGGCCGTCCGCACCCGCGCGCCAGCGCCCCGCCTGTGGCGCGGGACGGTGGGCGTGCTGCTGGGCCTGTGCGCGTTCTTCCTGCTCCTGCTGGTGGGGCCGGCCGATCCCTTTGCGCGGGTGCCGACGCCACCGGCCGACGGCACCGGACTGAACCCCCTGCTGCAGAACCACCCGCTGATGATCCTGCACCCTCCCCTGCTCTACCTGGGGTTTGTGGGCATGGCGGTACCCTATGCGTTTGCCCTCGCCTCCCTGCTGGCGGGCCGGGATGCCGAAGACTGGGTGGTCGTCAGCCGGCCCTGGACGCTGGGCGCGTGGACGGCGCTGACCGCCGGGCTGGTCCTGGGGGCCCGGTGGTCCTACGACGTCCTGGGATGGGGAGGCTACTGGGCGTGGGATCCGGTGGAGAACGCCGCCCTGCTGCCGTGGCTCACGGCCACCGCGCTGGTGCACTCGGCGATGGCCCAGGTCCGGCGGGGAGTGCTGCGGGCCTGGACGGTGGTCCTGGCTGCGGCGACGTTCTGGCTGACGCTGTTCGGCACGTTCGTCACCCGCAGCGGCGTGCTGGCCTCGGTGCACGCCTTCACCCAGTCGGCGATCGGGCCCGCGCTGCTCGCCGGCCTGGCGGCCGTCACCGTGGGGACGCTCGCCGCGCTGGCCTGGCGGGTGCCGGACGTGCGGGACGCCGGGAGCGTGGCGTCGGTGGCATCCCGCGACGCCCTGATGGTCTTCAACAACGCGCTCCTGCTGGCGATGGCCGCGACGGTGTTTGTGGGCACGGTGTTCCCGCTGGCGGTGGACGTGGCCACCGGGCAGAAGGTCACCGTGGGGCCGCCGTTTTTCAATCGCGCGATCACCCCCCTGGGGCTGGTGCTGCTGGCCCTGATGGGCGCCGGCACCGTCCTGCGCTGGGGACGGTCGTCCCCCGCAGACCTGCGCCGCCTGGCGCGAACCGGCGGCCTCGCCGCCGTCGCCGCTTCCGCCGCGGCGGCCGCCGGGTTGCGGGCGCCCGTCGCCGTCGTGGCGGTGGGGGCGGTGGCGTTCGTGGCCCTGGCCCAGCTGGACGAGCTGGCCCGCGGCGTGCGGGCCCTGCACCGGGGCGGACGGCCGGTTCCGGCGGCGATGGCCGAGCTGGTCCTCCGCCACCGGCACCGCTACGCCGGATACGTGGTCCATCTGGGGATGGCGGTGGTGGTGGCGGGCATTGTAGGCTCCCAGGCTGCTCGCCTGGAGGTGCACCGCGCGCTGCGGGTGGGCGAGGTGATCCGCGTGGGGCCGTACGCCCTGCGGGTGGACGAGCTGCGGGCGGGAACGTATCCGGACCGCCTGGTGGTGTGGGCCCCGGTGTCGGTGGCCGACGGCGGCACGGCCCTGGCCGCCTCCCGCGATCAGGCGCCGGCGGCGGTCCTGCGGCCGTCCCAGAACTTCTACCGCCACGCCCGGACCCCCGTCCCGACGCCCGGGGTGCGGTCCACCTGGCGGGAGGACCTGTACGTGGTACTGCTGGGATTCGACCCGGGCGCGCAGACGGTGGTCCTGCGGGTGGTGATCAGCCCGCTGGTGTCGTGGATCTGGGCCGGCGGGGCCATCATGATCGTCGGGGGAGGACTGGCCCTGTGGCCGCCGCGCCGCCCGTAG